ACCTACACTGTAAAACAACTTTTAGTTGGATTAACAAATCAGCGATTATCAAGCGAAGGCGATTACGATTGTATTTTACACCCGAAAATGATCATGCAATCAAATACTTCAAATGCATCTTAAGGAAAATAATAAAGACAATAGGAGGAGAAGCACACGATGAAAATGTGGAAATTTCGTTTGATGCGCTTTTGGTACAAGTTATTAAACAGGCTTGGAATAAAAACGGATGAAATTTATTATATCGGAGGGAATGAAGCATTACCAGCCCCGCTATCAAAAGAGAAAGAAGCAGAATTAATTGAAAAACTTCCAAAAGGTGATACAAATGCGCGATCATTACTAATTGAACATAATTTAAGATTAGTCGTCTATATTGCCCGAAAATTTGAAAATACAGGAATCAATATCGAAGATCTCATTAGCATTGGTACGATCGGCCTTATAAAAGCGGTGAATACATTTAATCCGGAGAAAAAAATAAAGCTTGCCACTTACGCATCAAGATGTATAGAAAATGAAATTCTTATGTATTTACGAAGGAATAACAAGACAAGATCAGAAATTTCCTTTGATGAACCGTTAAACGTAGATTGGGATGGAAATGAATTATTGCTTTCAGATGTATTAGGTACAGATGAAAATATCATTACAAAAGGGATAGAGGACCAAGTAAATCGCAAATTGCTAGTAAAAGCTTTATATACGTTAAACCCGCGTGAAAAGCAAATTATGGAATTAAGGTTTGGATTAAGCGGAAAAGAAGAGAAAACCCAAAAGGACGTTGCTGACTTACTGGGCATCTCCCAATCATACATTTCCCGCCTGGAAAAAAGAATTATCAAACGCCTCAGGAAGGAATTCAATAAAATGGTTTAATTGATCAC
The sequence above is a segment of the Pueribacillus theae genome. Coding sequences within it:
- the sigE gene encoding RNA polymerase sporulation sigma factor SigE; its protein translation is MKMWKFRLMRFWYKLLNRLGIKTDEIYYIGGNEALPAPLSKEKEAELIEKLPKGDTNARSLLIEHNLRLVVYIARKFENTGINIEDLISIGTIGLIKAVNTFNPEKKIKLATYASRCIENEILMYLRRNNKTRSEISFDEPLNVDWDGNELLLSDVLGTDENIITKGIEDQVNRKLLVKALYTLNPREKQIMELRFGLSGKEEKTQKDVADLLGISQSYISRLEKRIIKRLRKEFNKMV